The following proteins are encoded in a genomic region of Lutra lutra chromosome 16, mLutLut1.2, whole genome shotgun sequence:
- the KCNH6 gene encoding potassium voltage-gated channel subfamily H member 6: protein MPVRRGHVAPQNTYLDTIIRKFEGQSRKFLIANAQMENCAIIYCNDGFCELFGYSRVEVMQRPCTCDFLTGPNTPRSAMSRLAQALLGTEECKVDILYYRKDASSFRCLVDVVPVKNEDGAVIMFILNFEDLAQLLAKSERRSLSQCLLSQSFLGSESSHGRLGAQGPGTGRVKYRTIGQIPQFTLNFVEFNLEKHRSGSTTEIEIIAPHKVVERTQNVTEKVTQVLSLGADVLPEYKLQAPRIHRGTLLHYSPFKAVWDWLILLLVIYTAIFTPYSAAFLLSDQDESQRVDCGYTCSPLTVVDLIVDIMFVVDIVINFRTTYVNTNDEVVSHPRRIAVHYFKGWFLIDMVAAIPFDLLIFRTGSDETTTLIGLLKTARLLRLVRVARKLDRYSEYGAAVLFLLMCTFALIAHWLACIWYAIGNVERPYLEPKIGWLDSLGVQLGKRYNGSDPASGPSVQDKYVTALYFTFSSLTSVGFGNVSPNTNSEKVFSICVMLIGSLMYASIFGNVSAIIQRLYSGTARYHTQMLRVKEFIRFHQIPNPLRQRLEEYFQHAWSYTNGIDMNAVLKGFPECLQADICLHLHRALLQHCPAFHGASKGCLRALAVKFKTTHAPPGDTLVHLGDVLSTLYFISRGSIEILRDDMVVAILGKNDIFGEPISLHARPGKSSADVRALTYCDLHKIQRADLLEVLDMYPAFADSFWSKLEVTFNLRDAGGGFQSSPQPAPGSQDHQAFFLGDNQSAPAPSLSISDASGLWPELLQQVPPKPRHSPPNPQGDPDCWPRELGSRLEQLQAQMNRLESRMSSDLSRILQLLQHPPPQGHAGCILGAPMSDDLALFPAASATQSPGTRLPPGGLTPEQVPSCGDLNKYRLTGRNSSSRGPPLAPLAATDKILTVNSEQEQPEGLLSPLASTLPPLEVQGLICGPRFPSLPEHLSSIPKQLEFQRHGSDPGLAVSWSH, encoded by the exons ATGCCTGTCCGCAGGGGCCACGTCGCGCCCCAAAACACGTACCTGGACACCATCATCCGCAAATTCGAGGGCCAGA GTCGGAAGTTCCTGATAGCCAATGCACAGATGGAGAACTGTGCCATCATTTACTGCAACGACGGCTTCTGTGAACTCTTCGGCTACTCCCGAGTGGAGGTGATGCAGCGACCCTGCACCTGCGACTTCCTCACAGGACCCAATACCCCGCGCAGTGCCATGTCCCGCCTAGCGCAGGCCCTGCTGGGGACAGAGGAGTGCAAGGTGGACATTCTCTACTACCGCAAGGATG CCTCCAGCTTCCGCTGCCTGGTGGACGTGGTACCCGTGAAGAACGAGGACGGGGCCGTCATCATGTTCATCCTCAACTTCGAGGACCTGGCCCAGCTCCTGGCCAAAAGCGAACGCCGCAGCCTGTCCCAGTGCCTGCTGTCCCAGAGCTTCCTGGGCTCCG AGAGCTCTCATGGCAGGCTGGGGGCACAGGGGCCTGGCACAGGCAGGGTCAAGTACAGAACCATTGGCCAGATCCCACAGTTCACGCTCAACTTCGTGGAGTTCAACCTCGAGAAGCACCGCTCGGGCTCGACCACGGAGATTGAGATCATCGCACCGCACAAGGTGGTGGAGCGAACCCAGAATGTCACTGAGAAGGTCACCCAG GTTCTGTCCCTGGGTGCCGACGTGCTGCCGGAGTACAAGCTGCAGGCTCCACGCATCCACCGGGGGACCCTGCTGCACTACAGCCCCTTCAAGGCCGTGTGGGACTGGCTCATCCTGTTGCTGGTCATCTACACGGCCATCTTCACACCCTACTCAGCCGCCTTCCTGCTCAGCGACCAGGACGAGTCACAACGCGTGGACTGTGGCTACACCTGTAGTCCGCTCACCGTGGTGGACCTCATCGTAGACATCATGTTTGTCGTGGACATTGTCATCAACTTCCGCACCACCTATGTCAACACCAACGACGAGGTGGTCAGCCACCCTCGCCGCATCGCCGTCCACTACTTCAAGGGCTGGTTCCTCATTGACATGGTGGCCGCCATCCCCTTCGACCTGCTCATCTTCCGCACTGGCTCCGATGAG accACAACCCTGATCGGGCTGCTGAAAACGGCGAGGCTGCTGCGGCTGGTGCGCGTGGCGCGGAAGCTGGACCGCTACTCTGAGTACGGGGCAGCTGTTCTTTTCCTGCTCATGTGCACTTTTGCGCTCATTGCACACTGGCTAGCCTGCATCTGGTATGCCATCGGCAACGTGGAGCGGCCCTACCTGGAGCCCAAGATTGGCTGGCTGGACAGCCTGGGCGTGCAGCTCGGCAAACGCTACAATGGCAGTGACCCAGCCTCCGGCCCCTCGGTGCAGGACAAGTATGTCACCGCCCTCTACTTCACCTTCAGCAGCCTCACCAGTGTGGGCTTCGGCAACGTCTCCCCCAACACCAACTCTGAGAAGGTCTTCTCTATCTGCGTCATGCTCATCGGCT CCCTCATGTACGCCAGCATCTTTGGCAACGTGTCAGCCATCATCCAGCGCCTGTACTCGGGCACTGCGCGCTACCACACGCAGATGTTACGTGTCAAGGAGTTCATCCGCTTCCACCAGATCCCAAACCCGCTGCGGCAGCGCCTGGAAGAGTACTTCCAGCATGCCTGGTCCTACACCAACGGCATTGACATGAACGCG GTGCTGAAGGGCTTCCCCGAGTGCCTGCAGGCCGACATCTGCCTGCACCTGCACCGAGCGCTGCTGCAGCACTGCCCTGCTTTCCATGGAGCCAGCAAGGGCTGCTTGCGAGCGCTGGCGGTCAAGTTCAAGACGACTCATGCACCTCCGGGGGACACGCTGGTGCACCTGGGCGACGTGCTCTCCACGCTCTACTTCATCTCTCGTGGCTCCATTGAGATCTTGCGCGACGACATGGTGGTGGCCATCCTAG GAAAGAACGACATCTTTGGGGAACCCATTAGCCTTCACGCCCGGCCGGGCAAGTCCAGTGCAGATGTGCGGGCCCTGACCTACTGTGACCTGCACAAGATCCAGCGGGCAGACCTGCTGGAGGTGCTGGACATGTACCCTGCATTTGCAGACAGCTTCTGGAGTAAGCTGGAAGTCACCTTCAACCTGCGGGAC GCAGGCGGGGGTTTCCAGTCATCACCCCAGCCAGCTCCAGGCAGCCAGGACCACCAAGCCTTCTTCCTTGGTGACAACCAGTCAG ccccagccccttccctgagCATCTCAGATGCATCTGGCCTCTGGCCTGAGTTGCTGCAGCAAGTGCCCCCAAAGCCAAGGCACAGCCCCCCCAACCCTCAGGGAGACCCAGACTGCTGGCCTCGGGAGCTAGGCTCCAGGCTAGAACAGCTCCAGGCCCAGATGAACAG GCTGGAGTCCCGCATGTCCTCAGACCTCAGCCGTATCCTACAGCTCCTTCAGCATCCCCCGCCCCAGGGTCACGCTGGCTGCATTCTGGGAGCCCCTATGTCCGATGACCTGGCCTTGTTTCCTGCAGCCTCAGCCACTCAGAGTCCAGGAACTAGGCTGCCCCCGGGCGGTCTGACCCCTGAACAG gtcccaAGCTGTGGCGACTTGAACAAGTATAGGCTGACAGGAAGGAACTCCTCCTCCAGGGGGCCTCCCCTGGCTCCCCTGGCTGCAACAGACAAAATTCTCACCGTTAACTCAGAACAGGAGCAGCCTGAGGGGCTCCTGTCACCCTTGGCCTCAACTCTTCCTCCCCTGGAGGTACAGGGACTCATCTGTGGTCCccgttttccctccctccctgaacACCTCAGCTCCATCCCCAAGCAGCTGGAGTTCCAGAGACATGGCTCAGATCCTGGATTGGCAGTAAGTTGGAGCCACTGA